From the genome of Magnolia sinica isolate HGM2019 chromosome 12, MsV1, whole genome shotgun sequence:
ATTGTAGGAGATGTGAGCGGTGAAATAAAGGTGGATTTGATGGGAATTCCCCTACCCAGAGAAGCTCCATATGATTCCAAGGTCGTTTTTGTGAGAGATCCAGTGATGCCGCCAGTTGCTGTGCCGCAATACAATGTGACCATCGACTTTGTGTAGTTGTCCGAAGACATGTTACTCGAAGAGgccagtgatgtggcccattcTCCTGGCATCCAGGGCTACTTTGCTCCCGAAACCATTCTCCATTGCTTGCTGTTCTTCTGGTTTTTCTCAGATTATAACTACTCTGAAATATGTGACAAGGATTTGGATGGCGGAGGGAGTTATTATTAAAAGGGAgatagaggaagatgaagaaTATGATTCCACGCTTGTGGAGATGTCCCGCATTCTATTGAGAGAGTTCGAGCTTCGTTCTCTGATTCAATTAACTGAAAGCAAAACACATTGGCAACTGCCGGATTGGGCCATGAAGAATGATCGTGGTCGTGATCTAGCAAATGCTTTAACTCATGGGAGATACAGGATTTACTTACCACCGAAGGGGAAATTATTGGACATCTATTGGCCAACGGAACTCCCTCTAGAATGCCACAAACTCTCCACTCTACAGCTCGGGGGGTGGAATAATTTCCACTCCGATTTCGAAACCATCATACCAGACCCTTTTTTTAAGCAAATGCAGGGCCTTCGAGTCCTGCGTCTTAATGAACTAGGTATCAAATCTCTGCCCTCCTCCATCGCCTGCTTACACAATCTCAGACTTCTCAGTTTATTTCAATGCCAACACTTAAACTCTCTCCCCACTTCCATTCAAGCTCTGCACAATCTCGAGTTCCTTGAAGTTGTCGAATGTTCTTCTTTCGAAACAATGCCAGATGATTGCTTTCGACAAATGACCAACCTTCGATTTCTCAACCTCCGTGGAACCAAGATCAGATCACTGCCTTCCTTTTTTTCCAAGCCGCGCACCATCCATAAACTCATCTTAACAGAATCCCCCTCTTTAATGGAAATCCCAAATGAGACCTTCGAATGTATGGAGCGGCTTCAGGTTCTTAAGTTGAGAGGTGCTTCTAATCTAAATTCTCTACCATCCTCTCTCTCCAAGTTGGTCAATCTTAGGCGACTCGTGCTATGCAACTGTTCTTCCCTAAAGATGAAGTTGCTGCCGCATTTACAAAATCTCTCCGCACTCAAGAAGCTTGATCTCGAAAACTGTAATTCCCTAGAAGATATTGAGGATGTTTCTACTTCTCTTGGAAATATCTTGCCAAACCTCCGAAAGCTCGATCTTTCCGGAATCGAGGCAATTTCACAGGTCTCCTTGAATGGCTGCCAAAGCCTAGAGTCTGTAAGTCTGAACCGGCTTAAAAACCTTCGAAAGCTCAATATTTCAGGTACCAAAATCAAATGCTTTCCCGAAAAAAATATGGTCGACACTGATCATCTAAGGCGCCTGGACTTCCAATGCATGAATCACCTTCAAGAAATTAAATGGGATGATCTAAGTACCGATCTTGAATATCTCAACATCGATCAATGCAACACAGAGGATAATAAATGGCAGGGAGATATAGTTGGGGCTCACATAAGGGTAAGTAATTACCATCTTTTACAGTCCTTAACAGCAGACTCAAAATTGTGGGGAGCAAAATGCTTCTCTCGTTTCCATATATGCATCTCTCCTTGTCAAGAAGAAAAACGTCAAAGGCGATTTTTATATGCAAACATGGGTTTCAAGACACAAATACCTAACTTACCTTCAGAAAGCCATTTCGATAGGCATTTAGAGATCCGAGGAGGCGATACTTCCCCCTACATTTCTACTCATTATTTTCTCATTCGAACGGAATTATTCAATCTGTGTGACAATGCCTTCGTCCATAGATTGTCGGATTTTTGCATTGTGGATGCAATAACAGAACTGAGAGAATGCCGGGTTGAGAGGTGCAAGAATTTGGAGAAATTTTTTGAAGGAGTGAATCTCAGTTCTGCCACTTTAAGTTGCCTCGAGAACGTATGGATGTCTAACCTTCCAAGGCTGAAGAGCGTGTGCGAGGGCAGATATGCGAGCCAAAGCTTCACACTCctgaaacacatatatctggAGCACTGTCCGAGACTCATTGTCGTCTTCTCGTCAGGCGTATGCTTAACAAACCTGGAAACTCTGCATATCAAGTTCTGCACTAGACTGGAGGCAGTGTTTCGAGGGGTAGCTAAGGAAAAAGGTTCGCTCCAACGACTACATACCGTGTGTCTGTGGGAGCTACCAAAGCTGGAGAGTATCTGCAGTGACGTGTGCTTGGGGGCATTGAAGAAGCTGAGAGTGGGTGGATGTCCGAAGCTGAATAAGCTTCCTCTTCAAATCTCTAATGACAATGCTGCTGCTTCTACAACTGTTATCGGTGAGGGTGGTGTTAAGGTAGAAGGCGAGTTGGTATGGTGGGCCAGCCTCAAGTTGGAAGGAGACAACATCAAGCGCCTTGTCGACTTCAAAGAACGCCGACGTTTCAACAGGCGCTGATGAATTCTTCTCGCCATGTCTATTTTATTTCCTTGTGCTTGatttgatttcatttgatttgatttgtGACAGtgtgtttttattttaatttatttgtgtGCAGGTTTGATTTTAGCTTATTTGTCGtcaattgtttttattttattttatttgtgtgCGTGTTTTGCTGATGACAGTGATAACTTATTTATGGTTGTACAACACTAACACATTCAAAAGGTTGGCCCACCACAAGATCACCAAGCTAATCCactaattaagtgggccacatatgttcTTTGGATATGATCATCCTCTGTTCATGGTTTTCTACATCACGGGATTTTAAATAACTGTAGTTTCTTGTAGATCAATTCTAGATGGACCCTTACGGAATAGAGAGGTACTAGCTCTGTGCCACAAGTGCCATGTGCCGTCCAGTGCCCGATCTACTTACACTATTCCACTAAGTACATTACAACGACTGTACATAATAAATTGGTCGAGAGTGCTTGAGGTTGCTTGAGGTTTGTTATGACATCTAAGCCATCTAACGGATGCATCCCAATATCACAACCCCACTAAACAAAAATCAGGCCGTTCCAACTGtgaagtgggacacaccatataTAAAACAATCTATACCAGCCAAAAACTCCAAATTCACATGTGGCCCTCCTGATGATTTGATCGGTAAGATTTTTGGCTCGGTGCTCCCACACGTGGCTACATGTTATGTGTTAATTG
Proteins encoded in this window:
- the LOC131220308 gene encoding putative disease resistance protein At4g19050 → MEIVEKLKLTGNVNLDGVQTKSIVAAGEIYKSLVKRTFLLIVGDVSGEIKVDLMGIPLPREAPYDSKVVFVRDPVMPPVAVPQYNIITTLKYVTRIWMAEGVIIKREIEEDEEYDSTLVEMSRILLREFELRSLIQLTESKTHWQLPDWAMKNDRGRDLANALTHGRYRIYLPPKGKLLDIYWPTELPLECHKLSTLQLGGWNNFHSDFETIIPDPFFKQMQGLRVLRLNELGIKSLPSSIACLHNLRLLSLFQCQHLNSLPTSIQALHNLEFLEVVECSSFETMPDDCFRQMTNLRFLNLRGTKIRSLPSFFSKPRTIHKLILTESPSLMEIPNETFECMERLQVLKLRGASNLNSLPSSLSKLVNLRRLVLCNCSSLKMKLLPHLQNLSALKKLDLENCNSLEDIEDVSTSLGNILPNLRKLDLSGIEAISQVSLNGCQSLESVSLNRLKNLRKLNISGTKIKCFPEKNMVDTDHLRRLDFQCMNHLQEIKWDDLSTDLEYLNIDQCNTEDNKWQGDIVGAHIRVSNYHLLQSLTADSKLWGAKCFSRFHICISPCQEEKRQRRFLYANMGFKTQIPNLPSESHFDRHLEIRGGDTSPYISTHYFLIRTELFNLCDNAFVHRLSDFCIVDAITELRECRVERCKNLEKFFEGVNLSSATLSCLENVWMSNLPRLKSVCEGRYASQSFTLLKHIYLEHCPRLIVVFSSGVCLTNLETLHIKFCTRLEAVFRGVAKEKGSLQRLHTVCLWELPKLESICSDVCLGALKKLRVGGCPKLNKLPLQISNDNAAASTTVIGEGGVKVEGELVWWASLKLEGDNIKRLVDFKERRRFNRR